One Fusarium musae strain F31 chromosome 6, whole genome shotgun sequence DNA segment encodes these proteins:
- a CDS encoding hypothetical protein (antiSMASH:Cluster_6.2): MATTEQNGIDILCDAAGSDMLLSSLFSLAAPVSVTDSNQRAQPPLQQEQHELQHSLPPASPSKHQIFQQQLDPALQQLQGETPQRIASTLPAKRKLSDASASSPSHVCHICRRVYERADHLTRHLRSHENARPYQCTRCPKRFNRADLLTRHETTHDRDGAAKDRPFIRRSDRAAEACLNCAASKAKCEDQKPCSRCRSKSLTCQMPVRRGNQYRTSESQAGMSPSDSSMVASTTGNDTQVFTAGEATYALPQSAIAHQGHAVDVAVDYSVTSFLGAPRPEEPPTESLFFAATQSIFPEIEFSWDVDFGSLRIPGSDVPGRNPQSGNAGKRTSRQGRKGIVSVEAPLQRSVWLYEPEANGQAGSPASRSDIVSPYLRDSMFAMVLANNPIPHRVPTFPSAELLGYMIETYFKSEDPKSEAFIHRSSFDPSATSQELFSAVVSSGASCISTPAIWQFGLALDEITASAIGKRLESSCLAVRDITLLQASVLHLETGQWSGFNRQTEMAESFAPQLLALLRKAGKLSFTSDLTTHTPNTGDSPEALESKWQTFTTIESYKRLAIRAFLHDIQTSIVSWKGPTLAYSQLDFALPAARDLWKAGNSQIWWDLNLAKGSFPPTGFPRLSDVRECQFVMTEQNTWVDTESCCKAALHGLWGQIWTYRNAIAQCHHAAPDRPGSDVPEWARSLYQELYEGLGKLSTQLKSTQTARPELSLLSDFFMMIIHVSLDDVQGLAGRKGDEESRRAMQVLESTWLPGPESRYAAWHAGQVLRHAQECMPTTLRGFNAMVVYFASLTLWAYGLLSQRTTNGDQVMGQEVLSLNEPETRETTMFLELGQGTPSLSSPEGLRLQLEPVSNYVAVLSLARLIFRQNYPIASEAMPPLVESLCRHLGDLQGGLEGYLVTKTL; the protein is encoded by the exons ATGGCGACCACGGAGCAAAATGGCATCGACATTCTTTGCGATGCCGCCGGCTCAGACATGCTCCTGTCGTCCCTGTTCTCCCTCGCAGCGCCTGTGTCCGTAACCGATTCGAATCAACGCGCCCAGCCACCCTTGCAGCAGGAACAGCACGAGTTGCAGCATTCACTGCCTCCCGCGTCGCCCTCGAAGCATCAAatcttccagcagcagctaGATCCCGCACTGCAACAACTCCAAGGGGAAACGCCCCAGAGAATTGCCTCTACGTTGCCTGCCAAGAGAAAACTTTCTGATGCGTCTgcctcatcgccatctcACGTCTGCCATATTTGCCGTCGCGTCTACGAGCGAGCCGACCACCTGACCAGACACCTCAGGTCGCACGAGAATGCCCGACCGTATCAATGCACCCGATGTCCTAAGCGTTTCAATCGCGCTGACCTCCTGACACGGCACGAGACCACCCACGATCGAGACGGGGCCGCAAAAGACCGCCCGTTCATCAGAAGAAGCGACCGCGCCGCCGAGGCATGTCTCAATTGCGCTGCTTCCAAGGCAAAATGCGAAGATCAGAAGCCGTGCAGCCGCTGCCGTAGTAAGAGTTTGACATGTCAGATGCCAGTGAGACGCGGGAACCAATACCGCACGTCTGAGTCGCAGGCTGGTATGTCACCCTCTGACAGTTCAATGGTTGCCTCAACTACGGGCAATGACACTCAGGTCTTTACGGCCGGTGAAGCTACCTATGCTTTGCCCCAATCGGCTATTGCTCATCAAGGTCATGCCGTTGATGTTGCCGTCGATTACAGCGTCACCTCCTTTCTCGGCGCGCCCAGACCTGAGGAACCGCCTACGGAATCTTTGTTTTTCGCCGCGACGCAAAGCATCTTTCCGGAAATTGAATTCTCTTGGGATGTCGATTTTGGCTCGTTAAGGATTCCAGGCTCAGATGTGCCCGGACGAAATCCTCAATCTGGCAATGCAGGAAAACGTACATCACGCCAAGGCCGTAAAGGTATTGTCTCGGTGGAAGCACCCCTTCAGCGTTCAGTATGGTTGTATGAGCCCGAGGCCAATGGTCAGGCAGGGAGCCCAGCGTCTCGCTCCGATATCGTTTCACCCTACTTACGCGACAGCATGTTCGCCATGGTTCTCGCCAACAATCCGATACCGCACCGAGTACCAACATTTCCATCAGCTGAGTTGTTGGGCTATATGATCGAGACGTACTTCAAGAGCGAAGACCCCAAGAGTGAGGCCTTTATTCACAGATCATCATTCGATCCCTCGGCAACTAGCCAAGAGCTTTTCTCTGCTGTAGTATCTAGTGGGGCTTCATGTATATCTACCCCAGCTATATGGCAGTTCGGCCTGGCTCTTGACGAGATTACGGCAAGTGCCATTGGGAAACGA CTTGAATCCTCATGCCTGGCCGTGCGAGATATCACACTTCTTCAAGCGTCTGTCCTCCACCTTGAAACTGGTCAATGGAGTGGCTTCAATCGTCAGACCGAGATGGCAGAAAGCTTTGCGCCTCAGCTTTTGGCT CTGCTTCGAAAAGCAGGGAAGTTGAGCTTCACCTCAGACTTGACTACACATACGCCCAATACCGGCGACTCTCCTGAGGCACTTGAGTCGAAATGGCAGACATTCACGACAATCGAATCTTACAAAAG GTTGGCCATCCGTGCATTTCTCCACGATATACAAACATCGATCGTATCGTGGAAAGGACCCACGTTGGCATACAGCCAGCTCGACTTTGCACTTCCGGCGGCCCGTGATCTCTGGAAAGCTGGTAATTCACAGATATGGTGGgacttgaacttggccaagGGGTCTTTCCCTCCTACCGGCTTCCCTCGCCTTTCCGATGTGAGAGAATGTCAGTTTGTCATGACTGAACAGAACACGTGGGTGGACACAGAATCCTGCTGCAAGGCTGCTCTGCATGGACTGTGGGGACAAATCTGGACGTACCGTAACGCCATCGCTCAATGCCATCACGCAGCTCCGGATCGTCCGGGGTCTGATGTTCCTGAATGGGCCCGCTCCCTCTACCAAGAGCTCTATGAGGGCCTTGGTAAACTGTCAACTCAGCTCAAATCTACACAGACCGCAAGGCCTGAGCTATCGCTTCTTTCAGACTTTTTCATGATGATCATACATGTCTCGCTGGACGATGTACAGGGGCTGGCGGGCAGGAAGGGCGACGAGGAATCTCGCAGAGCAATGCAGGTATTAGAGAGCACGTGGCTACCTGGACCAGAGTCCCGGTATGCTGCCTGGCATGCTGGACAGGTCCTCCGACATGCACAGGAGTGTATGCCAACAACCCTGCGAGGATTCAACGCTATGGTTGTTTACTTTGCTAGTCTGACGCTGTGGGCGTATGGCCTGCTTTCGCAGAGAACAACGAACGGCGATCAAGTGATGGGACAAGAAGTCTTATCACTTAATGAACCAGAGACGAGGGAGACGACAATGTTCCTTGAGCTCGGTCAGGGCACCCCATCACTTTCGTCTCCAGAAGGGTTGCGTCTTCAGTTAGAGCCTGTGTCGAACTATGTGGCGGTTTTGTCGCTGGCAAGGCTCATTTTTCGACAAAACTACCCTATAGCAAGCGAGGCAATGCCTCCCCTTGTTGAAAGCTTGTGTCGACACCTTGGTGATCTCCAAGGTGGATTGGAGGGGTACCTGGTAACGAAAACGTTATAG
- a CDS encoding hypothetical protein (EggNog:ENOG41~antiSMASH:Cluster_6.2), protein MANRVHRITMFKLPSKDEQAKLLDQYHKLNASQQKDGKPYILSMVVGAADEDARSQGYTFVSKTEFASMEDMKYYDEGCQAHQALKDFVKGSLNPQGVMTVYFKPQAVGGADHSS, encoded by the exons ATGGCCAACCGTGTGCACCGAATCACTATGTTCAAGCTGCCTAGCAAGGACGAGCAGGCCAAGCTTCTGGACCAGTACCATAAGCTCAATGCCTCTCAGCAAAAG GACGGCAAGCCCTATATCCTCTCCATGGTTGTTGGTGCCGCCGATGAGGATGCTCGGTCTCAGGGATACACCTTTGTCTCCAAGACCGAGTTCGCTAGCATGGAGGACATGAAGTATTATGACGAGGGTTGCCAGGCTCACCAAGCGCTCAAGGACTTTGTCAAGGGCTCGCTTAACCCTCAGGGGGTTATGACCGTCTACTTCAAACCCCAGGCTGTCGGTGGTGCTGATCACAGTTCCTGA
- a CDS encoding hypothetical protein (SMCOG1005:Drug resistance transporter, EmrB/QacA~antiSMASH:Cluster_6.2) has protein sequence MGASGLYSLTQIGLVEVGPSHSPSLIGALIGVTLAVAFVLGPIVGGAVSQLSDWRWLFNMNIPFGLVAILTITNLWPHEEVSHFFSWKAFTSIDFLGSATLLTSSGFLVFAVQQAGSETFVWGSPEIISALVISGVSWLVLVWWEVHLETRPLRSIEPIFPIRLMLRRVYSAGLL, from the exons ATGGGGGCATCTGGTCTGTACAGCTTAACACAGATCGGCCTGGTAGAGGTTGGGCCTTCTCACAGTCCCAGTCTGATAGGGGCTTTGATCGGTGTTACCCTCGCCGTCGCCTTTGTACTGGGTCCTATCGTCGGCGGTGCAGTTTCTCAGCTTTCGGACTGGAGGTGGTTGTTCAACATGAA CATCCCTTTCGGCTTGGTTGCGATCCTCACAATTACGAATCTCTGGCCGCACGAAGAAGTGTCACACTTCTTCTCATGGAAGGCTTTCACCAGCATCGATTTCCTCGGAAGCGCAACCCTTCTTACCAGTTCAGGCTTTCTGGTGTTCGCTGTCCAACAAGCTGGCTCAGAGACGTTCGTTTGGGGAAGCCCAGAGATCATCTCTGCTTTGGTCATTTCAGGTGTAAGCTGGCTCGTGCTCGTGTGGTGGGAGGTGCACTTGGAGACAAGGCCATTGCGTAGCATCGAGCCAATTTTCCCGATCCGATTGATGCTTCGAAGAGTATACTCTGCCGGATTACTGTAA
- a CDS encoding Type I Iterative PKS (EggNog:ENOG41~SMCOG1022:Beta-ketoacyl synthase~antiSMASH:Cluster_6.2), with the protein MEDDIAIVGIGLRFPGDASSPEELWKVLERGESQWSEFPKDRLNINGYYHPSGDRQGSISFRGAHFIKGNFASFDASFFSISAEDAKAIDPQQRILLEASYEALENGLSTKCLSILVETDDGTLAGIRKEDIDGSDAAVYVGSFVKDYEQVCLRDPDWQPQYAATGNGIAIMANRISHFFNLHGPSMTIDTGCSGSLVSVHLASQSLRAKETSLAIAAGAGMILTPNTMMPMTALNFLSPDGKCFTFDSRANGYGRGEGIGVVVMKRLSDAIRDNDTIRAVIRATKVNQDGHTTGITLPSKEAQVANIKSVYESAGLDFSQTGYVECHGTGTKAGDWRELKAISESLCTVRDIDNPIVVGSIKPNIGHLEGAAGVAGLIKGVLALEHAKIPPNINFEKPNPDIDFKEWKVKVPTELLDWPVSGLRRVSVNCFGFGGTNAHVIMDEAPLYLSARGLRGNHNSFEAITSSRRASDTKAVFEPQLFVFSSHNKLGLRRIMESHIPYLESQGEEDTTVLHNYAYTLGCRRSNLEWKHAVVAKSREELIAKLQNIDESLFKRTSKNKKPNICFVFCGQGAQFAQMGKDLLPFEAFRDALEAGSRYMKNKLASDFDLFEEILKDEAETRISDSRISQPATTAIQMALVDLLDSFHITPNYVIGHSSGEIAAAYASGALTKEEAWEAAYYRGLVASSLTIEHTRTQGSMMVVGLSLLDLDESYDEEKYPCELACVNGPRSLTLSGRKENIEGAFKELSAKGIFCRILPVKVAYHSSDMLKIEKEYKSALGLINPRQHRQSVTMFSSVTGVKVGGHKLDNNYWTLNLVSPVVFMSAISTMLQLPSGESPDIIVELSPSSTLRSPVLDIITYFGFPNPPRYSAILDRKTHGAMSLLGTMAELWACGCEFNMEKVVTRGSYQIPLKPLADLPPYPWDHIRSYWHESHLGEATRFREFPRQDLIGAPTADAISFEPRWRGFLRIAENPWIQDHQIQKTTIYPAAGMISMALQGAFQATKDQENILGYEIINMRIERAMIVPTTAHGLEMAMNFKIVSCTSAHSLQDTAFDFCIYSKQLNCSWEQNATGRIEVRYKRGNWKIAFQKHHEEYELLKESCLESVVPRQFYELLDIVGMNYGSLFQNIIHIRKSKGVCVTKIRIPDTRSKMPAKFEYDHLIHPATLDSMFQTPFAIESESMVPSFIESIFVSAKISSDINKEFDGYSTATRVGVRDASANIVMAQSGWEQPSVIVRGLRFTGISGSSREGDGFLPNNRTLCTQVSWMEDITCSKTENVEGFVKMLAHKLPGLSILQVGGTSGITQKIVSALANPEGQRPWLSRYTLAEAKYDDKTSDIVSVFAGTAVEPFIEKRPIDDSEPLPDYDLILVCSRSEIDIARLSSHLNRPGYIMENCPDGNPELNEIVSHEYNKVNGEKVEIKFRVNRKNAAEDWLSVPDVVILLPDNPPSEAQWLAGQLIMERQASVKMRTMQFNQVLSNPSRLKNKIIISLLDFSAGSDAGASIYNWAEAEFKAFHSVHQVVKGILWISRSAHMNPMNPKGAPVIALARTLMSEEPLKTFVTFDLSVDTPLNSSSVVQNVNKIFLQAFVADQGSIPRELEYAERNGVIFVPRLVPIGPLNDVVENGISSEIAKVSFHGYPRHLKLHVSKPGLTDDSLVFTAGTRYAPQPGEVEVIFESAPLDFIDLETAMGKTLDSEVGSEIFGRIGRIGRNVCGFMTGDLVSGLVTSGSVQSNVNIDSRFVSKWTSRLPFSHFVRAFHCFDKVGRLGRGKSVLIHAGASGAGMAAIKVAFALSAEVFATVMGPNPEKQRAFLEEAGVKKTNIVNADSDLFTTVVRNRSGHGVDLVYNATQKHIEDNFKCARRGGIVVQFSCRLPSPPPVHVLSSDVSLVNFDLQNMLKYDADYVGELVKELSRRVESSSDGLGNDLPLPAPVINIDINTIKKAFELIEKDPFFGLVSITGGPDATPQVDMAIKKTIKPLHQALSDTDTYLLAGGLGGLGRSICELLVKNGARHIAFLSRTGTSSEASRRFFQDLCDKGIDARVYKADLCDAEGLTKVIKEEMCQEMPPVKGVFQCAATIKDSIFSNMTYSDWTEAIRPKTIGSHNLVRAVSAISEDPFFIFLASSAGVIGNRGQANYAAGNCFEDALALNLRLEGKHAVSIDLGPVLGAGMLADDEEILDILRASGFYGIRHEDFLTMITHAITAEIFPGIPMPGRVIMGIGSGGLIRQNQPADPYWSRTALYSYLNLVDTPNPDLKVVDASTDFDLKSLLSCCSSTDAAAEIVTTGLSLMLAKAMNMLPEEIDTGKPPNVYGVDSLVAVGVRNWVVTNCGVEVSVFEVLSDRTVAELAGEIARRGGFGDEDK; encoded by the exons ATGGAGGACGACATTGCCATCGTAGGCATTGGTCTGCGATTCCCTGGCGATGCCTCTTCCCCAGAAGAACTTTGGAAAGTTTTGGAGCGTGGAGAGTCACAGTGGTCTGAATTCCCCAAGGACCGTCTCAACATCAATGGGTACTATCATCCTAGTGGTGATCGACAGGGCAGT ATTTCTTTCCGAGGAGCCCATTTCATCAAGGGCAATTTTGCTTCTTTTGATGCTTCC TTCTTCTCAATTTCCGCCGAAGATGCCAAAGCTATCGACCCCCAACAACGAATCCTCCTTGAGGCTTCATATGAGGCACTTGAAAATGGTCTGTCTACCAAGTGCTTATCTATACTGGTCGAAACTGACGATGGAACTTTAGCGGGAATCCGCAAAGAAGATATCGACGGCAGCGATGCGGCTGTGTACGTCGGTTCTTTTGTCAAAG ACTACGAGCAAGTCTGTCTCCGAGATCCTGATTGGCAGCCTCAGTACGCTGCCACTGGAAACGGCATTGCCATAATGGCAAATCGAATCTCGCACTTCTTCAACCTTCATGGCCCCAGCATGACTATTGACACAGGCTGCAGTGGCAGTCTCGTGTCCGTTCACCTTGCCTCACAGAGCCTCCGGGCAAAAGAGACATCACTT GCGATTGCCGCTGGGGCTGGTATGATTCTTACGCCAAATACCATGATGCCTATGACAGCTCTGAATTTCCTAAGCCCTGATGGTAAATGCTTCACTTTCGACTCTCGAGCCAATGGTTATGGTAGAGGCGAGGGTATCGGTGTTGTTGTCATGAAACGTTTATCGGATGCTATTCGTGATAACGATACAATTCGTGCAGTTATTCGAGCAACAAAGGTCAACCAGGACGGTCATACGACAG GCATAACCCTTCCGAGCAAGGAGGCCCAAGTCGCCAACATCAAATCTGTTTACGAGTCCGCCGGCCTTGACTTCAGTCAAACAGGCTATGTTGAGTGCCACGGCACAGGAACTAAAGCCGGAGATTGGCGCGAACTAAAAGCCATTTCCGAGTCACTTTGCACTGTTCGCGACATCGATAATCCCATTGTCGTCGGCTCGATCAAGCCCAACATTGGCCATCTCGAAGGCGCCGCTGGTGTAGCAGGCCTCATCAAGGGCGTTCTGGCTCTGGAACATGCCAAAATCCCGCCTAATATCAACTTCGAGAAGCCCAACCCTGACATTGACTTCAAAGAGTGGAAGGTCAAG GTACCTACCGAACTGCTCGACTGGCCTGTCTCTGGCTTACGCCGTGTCAGTGTCAACTGCTTCGGTTTCGGAGGCACAAACGCCCATGTTATCATGGACGAGGCCCCTCTTTATCTGTCAGCGCGTGGACTTAGAGGGAACCACAACTCTTTCGAGGCGATCACCTCTTCACGCAGAGCATCCGATACCAAGGCAGTGTTCGAGCCTCAGCTTTTTGTCTTCTCGTCCCACAACAAACTGGGTTTGCGGCGTATTATGGAATCACACATCCCTTACTTGGAGTCACAGGGGGAAGAAGACACAACAGTTTTGCACAACTATGCCTACACACTTGGCTGTCGCCGATCCAACCTTGAATGGAAGCATGCTGTGGTCGCGAAGTCTCGAGAGGAACTGATCGCCAAACTTCAGAACATTGACGAGTCCCTATTCAAAAGAACatcaaagaacaagaagcccaaTATATGCTTTGTCTTTTGTGGCCAGGGTGCTCAATTTGCGCAAATGGGCAAAGATCTTCTCCCTTTTGAGGCGTTCCGCGATGCGTTGGAAGCTGGTTCTCGATACATGAAGAACAAACTCGCCAGTGACTTCGATCTATTCGAGGAAATTCTCAAAGACGAGGCCGAGACTCGAATTTCTGACTCCAGAATCTCGCAACCCGCGACTACAGCTATTCAGATGGCTCTCGTGGACCTCTTGGATTCGTTTCATATCACTCCTAATTATGTCATTGGGCACTCCTCTGGGGAAATCGCAGCAGCCTACGCATCGGGTGCTCTCAccaaggaagaagcttgggAGGCTGCTTACTATCGCGGACTCGTTGCTTCATCCCTTACCATTGAACACACTCGCACACAGGGCTCCATGATGGTAGTTGGCCTttcccttcttgatcttgacgaaagttatgatgaagagaagtaCCCTTGCGAGCTTGCTTGTGTGAATGGTCCTCGGTCCTTGACATTATCTGGCAGGAAGGAAAATATCGAGGGTGCCTTCAAGGAACTTTCTGCGAAAGGTATCTTCTGTCGCATTCTGCCCGTCAAGGTTGCCTATCATTCCTCGGACATGCTCAAGATTGAGAAAGAGTACAAGTCTGCTCTGGGATTGATCAACCCACGTCAGCACCGGCAATCAGTTACAATGTTCTCTTCCGTCACTGGAGTGAAAGTTGGTGGGCATAAGCTTGACAACAACTACTGGACTTTGAACCTGGTGTCTCCTGTTGTGTTCATGTCAGCTATAAGCACTATGCTGCAGCTTCCGTCCGGCGAGTCCCCAGATATCATTGTTGAGCTAAGTCCCAGTTCAACTCTGCGCTCGCCAGTTCTCGATATAATAACATACTTTGGCTTTCCAAATCCACCCAGATATAGCGCTATTCTTGACCGGAAGACCCATGGTGCAATGTCGCTCCTAGGAACTATGGCCGAGCTCTGGGCCTGTGGGTGCGAATTCAACATGGAAAAGGTTGTCACTCGAGGTTCTTATCAGATACCCCTTAAGCCTCTAGCTGATCTTCCACCTTATCCGTGGGATCACATTAGATCTTATTGGCATGAGTCTCATCTTGGTGAGGCAACACGATTCAGAGAATTTCCTCGTCAAGATCTGATCGGTGCTCCCACAGCTGATGCTATCTCCTTCGAACCTCGTTGGCGGGGTTTTCTCCGCATTGCTGAGAACCCCTGGATTCAGGATCATCAGATACAAAAGACGACCATCTACCCTGCTGCTGGCATGATCTCCATGGCCCTCCAAGGCGCTTTCCAGGCCACCAAGGATCAAGAGAATATCCTTGGATATGAAATCATCAACATGCGCATCGAAAGAGCTATGATTGTCCCAACCACAGCACATGGACTAGAAATGGCCATGAACTTCAAGATTGTATCTTGCACGTCTGCTCATAGTTTGCAAGATACTGCTTTTGATTTCTGCATCTATTCGAAGCAATTAAACTGTTCTTGGGAACAGAACGCTACTGGCCGTATCGAGGTGCGATATAAGCGTGGGAATTGGAAGATTGCTTTTCAGAAGCATCACGAAGAGTACGAGTTGCTCAAAGAGTCGTGTCTAGAATCAGTTGTACCTCGGCAATTctatgagcttcttgacatTGTGGGTATGAATTATGGTTCTCTTTTCCAGAACATCATCCATATACGCAAGAGCAAGGGCGTGTGCGTCACAAAGATACGCATTCCTGACACGCGGTCCAAGATGCCTGCAAAGTTCGAGTATGATCATCTCATTCATCCTGCAACTCTAGATTCCATGTTTCAAACACCCTTCGCTATCGAGAGCGAATCTATGGTCCCATCTTTCATTGAGAGCATTTTCGTCTCGGCCAAGATCTCCAGTGACATCAACAAGGAATTTGATGGTTACTCTACCGCCACTCGAGTTGGTGTTCGCGACGCAAGCGCAAACATCGTCATGGCCCAATCTGGCTGGGAACAGCCATCAGTTATAGTCCGTGGTCTTCGTTTCACTGGCATCTCTGGATCATCCCGAGAAGGGGATGGGTTTCTTCCAAATAACCGCACTCTATGCACTCAGGTCTCATGGATGGAAGACATCACTTGCTCAAAGACAGAAAATGTCGAGGGTTTTGTCAAAATGCTCGCACATAAGTTGCCAGGACTTTCTATTCTCCAAGTTGGCGGTACATCTGGCATCACACAAAAGATTGTCAGTGCTTTGGCCAACCCTGAAGGCCAAAGACCTTGGCTTTCTCGTTACACTCTGGCTGAGGCTAAGTATGACGACAAAACCTCTGATATTGTGTCCGTTTTTGCAGGAACTGCCGTCGAGCCTTTCATCGAGAAAAGACCTATTGACGATTCAGAGCCTCTCCCTGACTATGACCTGATTCTTGTTTGTTCTCGAAGTGAAATCGACATTGCCAGGCTCAGTTCTCACTTGAACCGTCCCGGCTATATCATGGAAAACTGTCCGGATGGAAACCCCGAGCTCAATGAGATCGTTTCACATGAATACAACAAAGTCAATGGCGAGAAAGTGGAGATCAAATTTAGGGTGAATCGCAAGAACGCAGCTGAAGATTGGCTATCTGTCCCCGACGTTGTTATCCTTCTGCCCGACAATCCTCCTTCAGAGGCGCAATGGCTTGCTGGACAGCTCATCATGGAGCGCCAAGCGAGCGTGAAAATGCGTACTATGCAATTCAATCAAGTCTTAAGCAATCCTTCAAGACTTaagaacaagatcatcatctcgcTTCTCGATTTTTCAGCAGGATCCGATGCGGGAGCGTCCATCTACAACTGGGCCGAGGCAGAGTTCAAAGCTTTCCATAGTGTTCATCAAGTAGTGAAGGGAATTCTCTGGATTTCCCGCAGTGCCCACATGAACCCGATGAATCCCAAAGGAGCTCCCGTCATCGCTCTTGCGCGCACACTAATGTCAGAAGAGCCCCTGAAGACATTTGTGACATTTGACTTAAGTGTGGATACACCTCTGAACTCCTCATCAGTTGTCCAGAATGTCAACAAGATCTTCCTTCAAGCATTCGTAGCGGATCAAGGCTCGATTCCGCGTGAACTAGAGTATGCCGAGAGAAACGGCGTGATTTTCGTCCCTCGGCTCGTTCCTATTGGGCCGctcaatgatgttgttgaaaaTGGCATTTCTAGCGAGATCGCCAAGGTATCATTCCATGGCTACCCACGTCATCTGAAGCTTCATGTCTCAAAGCCCGGCCTCACAGATGATAGCCTGGTATTTACTGCTGGAACAAGATATGCTCCTCAACCTGGGGAAGTTGAGGTCATATTCGAAAGCGCACCTCTCGATTTCATCGACTTGGAGACCGCCATGGGTAAAACCTTGGATTCTGAAGTCGGATCTGAAATATTTGGCCGCATCGGTCGAATTGGCCGCAACGTTTGTGGATTCATGACGGGTGATCTTGTGAGCGGTCTTGTGACTAGCGGCTCTGTTCAAAGCAATGTGAACATAGACAGTCGCTTCGTGTCAAAGTGGACATCTCGTCTTCCCTTCAGTCATTTCGTTAGAGCCTTTCATTGTTTTGATAAGGTTGGAAGACTTGGTCGAGGAAAGTCAGTCCTTATCCATGCTGGAGCCAGCGGCGCCGGGATGGCTGCTATTAAGGTAGCCTTTGCACTCTCTGCCGAGGTGTTTGCGACCGTTATGGGACCAAATCCAGAAAAACAACGAGCGTTTCTGGAAGAGGCTGGCGTAAAAAAGACAAACATCGTCAACGCCGACTCGGATCTCTTTACGACAGTTGTCCGTAATCGTTCGGGACACGGGGTTGATCTCGTCTACAACGCTACACAGAAACACATCGAAGACAATTTCAAGTGCGCTCGTCGAG GGGGTATTGTCGTGCAGTTTTCCTGCAGACTGCCAAGTCCTCCGCCGGTACACGTTCTATCTTCTGATGTTTCGCTCGTCAACTTTGACTTGCAAAATATGTTGAAGTATGATGCAGACTATGTTGGGGAGCTGGTCAAAGAGCTCAGTAGACGGGTTGAGAGTAGCTCTGATGGTTTGGGGAATGACCTACCACTTCCTGCGCCGGTCATCAACATCGATATCAACACAATCAAGAAAGCATTCGAACTCATCGAGAAGGATCCCTTTTTTGGGCTCGTTTCTATCACCGGAGGCCCTGATGCCACGCCTCAGGTTGATATGGCTATCAAGAAGACTATCAAGCCGTTGCATCAAGCCTTGTCGGATActgatacctacctacttgcAGGCGGTTTGGGCGGCCTCGGTCGTAGTATCTGCGAACTCTTGGTTAAAAATGGTGCTCGGCACATTGCCTTTCTGTCACGGACCGGTACCTCTTCTGAAGCGTCTCGGCGGTTTTTTCAAGACCTCTGCGATAAAGGTATTGACGCTCGGGTATACAAGGCTGATCTCTGCGATGCCGAAGGTCTCACGAAGGTAATCAAGGAAGAGATGTGTCAAGAAATGCCGCCTGTCAAAGGAGTCTTTCAGTGTGCCGCGACTATCAAAGATTCGATTTTCTCAAACATGACATACTCTGACTGGACCGAGGCAATTAGACCAAAAACAATTGGTTCGCATAACCTAGTTCGAGCGGTTTCGGCGATCTCAGAAGAccctttcttcatctttcttGCCAGCTCTGCGGGAGTTATTGGTAATCGTGGCCAAGCCAACTACGCTGCGGGTAATTGTTTTGAAGATGCCCTCGCCCTCAACCTCCGCCTCGAAGGAAAACATGCCGTTTCCATCGATCTCGGGCCTGTTCTCGGTGCAGGAATGCTtgcggatgatgaggagattcTTGACATTCTTCGAGCCAGTGGGTTCTATGGTATCCGTCATGAAGATTTCCTGACCATGATCACACACGCGATCACTGCTGAAATCTTTCCTGGAATTCCCATGCCTGGTCGTGTTATCATGGGCATTGGCTCTGGTGGTCTTATTAGACAGAATCAACCAGCTGATCCATACTGGTCTCGGACTGCTCTCTATAGCTACCTCAACCTGGTAGACACCCCAAACCCCGACCTGAAAGTGGTTGATGCTTCAACCGACTTTGATTTGAAGTCCCTTCTTTCATGCTGCTCTAGCACAGATGCAGCTGCAGAAATAGTCACCACTGGTCTTTCTCTCATGCTTGCCAAGGCCATGAACATGCTTCCTGAGGAAATTGACACTGGGAAGCCTCCCAATGTCTACGGTGTTGACTCCCTGGTTGCCGTTGGTGTCCGAAACTGGGTTGTCACCAACTGCGGTGTCGAGGTCTCGGTTTTTGAAGTTTTGAGTGACAGAACAGTGGCCGAGCTGGCCGGGGAAATCGCTAGACGAGGAGGTTTTGGAGACGAGGATAAATGA